A DNA window from Dama dama isolate Ldn47 chromosome 19, ASM3311817v1, whole genome shotgun sequence contains the following coding sequences:
- the LOC133073932 gene encoding LOW QUALITY PROTEIN: TP53-regulated inhibitor of apoptosis 1-like (The sequence of the model RefSeq protein was modified relative to this genomic sequence to represent the inferred CDS: inserted 1 base in 1 codon; substituted 1 base at 1 genomic stop codon) translates to MNSLEKTCMDLKCQYDXCFXSRGDGSRDPGTGLFKRHQQCFQKAIKAKEIPIEGLEFVGHCKEK, encoded by the exons ATGAACAGCTTAGAGAAGACATGCATGGACTTGAAGTGCCAATATGACTAGTGCT CCTCAAGGGGAGACGGCTCCAGGGACCCAGGCACTGGCCTCTTCAAGAGACACCAGCAGTGTTTTCAGAAAGCAATAAAGGCAAAAGAGATTCCTATTGAAGGACTGGAGTTCGTGGGCCattgcaaagaaaaatga